From Ignavibacteria bacterium, one genomic window encodes:
- a CDS encoding CHAD domain-containing protein: protein MKMFYNAQWLRLLTEVGALRISVSSSHVHEMRVATKKVMSVMRALDKSEMLEALRPLYHACGRVREPEIMIAIIAEIAKEGSIDVSFVLRRLRAIRASSIHSLKHELSILDDAALSTVRSAAEQVLAGMTDLSMERARDHYIKGRYKHVCKICKDLDDMEVLHKIRRDLKDITYLLDLAPVHDRTNKRRHSLVEDVESFLGAIHDHAVTRVWTGDLPEGTISDDSRHTIRQFLKNMIRTDVRSARTTVASLCRDW, encoded by the coding sequence ATGAAGATGTTTTACAATGCGCAGTGGCTGCGACTTCTTACAGAGGTTGGGGCCCTGCGCATTTCTGTTTCGAGTTCGCATGTGCATGAGATGCGAGTTGCCACCAAGAAGGTGATGTCGGTGATGCGTGCATTGGACAAGAGCGAGATGTTGGAGGCGCTGCGTCCACTCTATCATGCATGCGGCCGTGTACGTGAGCCGGAGATCATGATCGCCATCATTGCAGAGATCGCAAAAGAGGGATCGATCGATGTGTCGTTCGTATTGCGAAGACTTCGTGCGATACGAGCATCGTCCATTCATTCGCTCAAACACGAACTTTCCATTCTGGATGATGCAGCCCTATCGACTGTGCGTTCTGCGGCAGAGCAGGTGCTCGCCGGTATGACAGATCTCAGCATGGAGCGAGCACGCGACCACTACATCAAGGGTCGATACAAACATGTGTGCAAGATCTGTAAGGACCTCGACGATATGGAGGTCTTGCACAAGATCCGAAGGGACCTCAAGGACATCACGTATCTCCTGGATCTTGCTCCGGTGCATGATCGCACAAACAAACGTCGACATTCCTTAGTGGAAGACGTTGAGTCCTTCCTTGGCGCCATCCACGATCATGCTGTTACACGTGTTTGGACCGGTGACCTGCCGGAGGGCACCATCAGCGATGACTCGCGTCACACGATCCGTCAATTCTTGAAGAACATGATCAGAACCGATGTTCGCTCGGCACGAACAACGGTAGCTTCATTGTGCCGGGATTGGTAG
- a CDS encoding DUF4160 domain-containing protein → MPTISVFFGIVITMFWEDHNVPHIHAFYGEYSASITIESAEIYAGALPPRVTNLVKEWIELHREELRENWDLLRKVIQCIS, encoded by the coding sequence ATGCCTACCATTTCAGTATTTTTCGGAATCGTGATAACGATGTTTTGGGAAGACCATAACGTGCCGCATATTCATGCGTTCTATGGAGAATACTCGGCGTCGATCACGATAGAGTCGGCTGAGATATACGCTGGTGCGTTACCACCTCGAGTGACGAATTTAGTCAAGGAATGGATAGAGCTCCATCGAGAGGAATTGAGGGAGAATTGGGATCTATTACGTAAGGTCATACAATGTATATCGTAG
- a CDS encoding TIGR02253 family HAD-type hydrolase: protein MIKAVVFDLDNTLVDFMAMKRQAVDAAIGAMMDAGLNLTYDQVKEHIDSIYKELGIEYQQVFDRLLMDVLGHVDPRIISAGIIAYRRAREAALKPYPHVTATLMQLNRRGIKLGILSDAPTREAWLRLCFINYHHFFDVVVTFDDTGERKPSPLPFKTVLSRLDVAPENAIMVGDWAERDMLGARNAGMKTAFAQYGDSFGNQDLKDVDYVLEDIKQLLDIVA, encoded by the coding sequence ATGATCAAAGCCGTTGTATTCGACCTCGACAACACGCTTGTGGACTTCATGGCCATGAAGCGTCAGGCTGTGGATGCTGCCATCGGCGCTATGATGGATGCCGGTCTGAACCTGACGTATGATCAGGTGAAGGAGCATATCGACAGCATTTACAAGGAGTTGGGGATTGAATACCAACAGGTGTTTGACCGACTCCTCATGGACGTGCTGGGTCACGTTGATCCTCGCATCATCTCTGCGGGCATCATCGCCTATCGCAGAGCACGTGAGGCAGCCCTCAAGCCGTATCCGCATGTAACGGCAACGCTGATGCAACTCAACCGCCGTGGGATCAAGCTCGGCATCCTCAGTGATGCCCCAACGCGCGAAGCATGGTTGCGGTTGTGCTTCATCAACTACCATCACTTCTTTGATGTGGTTGTGACCTTTGACGATACCGGCGAGCGCAAACCAAGCCCCCTACCATTCAAAACCGTCCTGAGCAGATTGGATGTAGCCCCGGAAAATGCCATCATGGTTGGCGATTGGGCAGAACGTGATATGCTCGGTGCACGTAATGCAGGGATGAAGACCGCGTTCGCACAGTACGGCGACTCCTTTGGAAACCAAGACCTCAAGGATGTGGACTATGTCCTGGAGGATATCAAACAGCTCCTCGACATCGTTGCATGA
- a CDS encoding type II toxin-antitoxin system HicA family toxin, which translates to MSFNDVLRILLRDGWYEVRHTGGHMMLRHPTKNGQIVLPRHGKREIGKGLLLRILKDANIVTTGDA; encoded by the coding sequence ATGTCCTTTAATGATGTCTTGAGAATTCTTCTTCGTGATGGATGGTATGAGGTGCGACACACGGGGGGACACATGATGCTACGACATCCGACCAAGAACGGACAGATCGTCCTTCCCCGACATGGAAAGCGCGAGATAGGCAAAGGTCTCTTACTACGTATTCTAAAAGATGCCAACATTGTGACAACGGGTGACGCATGA
- a CDS encoding XRE family transcriptional regulator: protein MKPYTFIVERTNTGYSGFCEEYAVYTAADDVSSLRKTAVEALELYFSEESRVIKPQQIALQLELTQLFAFYNVINSSAFARRIGMNESLLAQYVLGLKRPSEKQTRRIVQGLRDLGAELLKLDVTP from the coding sequence ATGAAACCGTACACGTTCATAGTCGAGAGAACAAACACCGGATACTCCGGGTTTTGCGAGGAGTATGCTGTCTATACGGCTGCAGATGATGTTTCATCCCTACGCAAGACTGCGGTTGAGGCACTCGAGTTGTATTTCAGCGAAGAGTCTCGTGTGATCAAACCACAACAGATCGCACTTCAACTGGAATTGACGCAGTTGTTCGCTTTTTACAACGTGATCAATTCAAGCGCTTTTGCCCGTCGTATAGGAATGAATGAAAGCTTGTTGGCACAATATGTTCTTGGTCTCAAACGCCCTAGTGAAAAACAAACACGCAGAATCGTTCAGGGACTGCGCGATCTCGGAGCCGAACTCTTAAAGCTTGACGTAACCCCGTAA
- a CDS encoding PD40 domain-containing protein: MVSRILPILLLLACTMASAQNIRIEPLDNNTSTDDFAPAYTNHGRVIIFTSDEGGDGQRLRTMERTSGGWTAATNLLGDVNDATHSGSGTLTPDGQSIIFASYENDVDGRGRTDLYSARKVNGKWIEVTNLGAAINTDFYDAHPSITADGRTLYFVSDRPGGNGETDIYVATWGGSSWGAAKPLAGINTAKSEMSPVIAADGKTIYFSSDRAGGAGGFDIYVAKISGSAVTDIRRLSDPVNTAADEMFYSALPNSDQALLSRTTSNGDYDNYTVTPNPFPSEAVTLVEGVVADATTKVPLGSTITVTDLATGKKVAGLRSDDQSGQYYVTLTPGRIYSITASAPGYVFHTERYEVPPGAKGTTVKKDIDLSPLTKGGARLLVFFDYDKSELKSESTPELERIIELLRENPTIKLRFDGHTDDQGSDDYNDALSLRRAQSVLNYVVAGGVPATRLEAKGFGKRQPAVQGATDEARAANRRVEMKVVE, encoded by the coding sequence ATGGTATCACGCATTCTACCGATCCTGCTCCTTCTCGCCTGTACAATGGCATCGGCGCAGAACATCCGGATCGAACCTCTCGATAACAACACATCCACTGACGATTTCGCACCGGCCTACACAAATCATGGCCGCGTGATCATCTTTACTTCTGATGAAGGGGGCGATGGACAACGCCTTCGCACCATGGAGCGTACAAGTGGCGGCTGGACCGCCGCTACCAACCTGCTTGGCGATGTGAACGATGCAACCCACAGCGGGTCGGGTACACTTACGCCTGACGGTCAGTCCATCATCTTTGCCTCATATGAGAACGATGTTGACGGACGTGGTCGAACAGATCTCTACTCCGCTCGCAAGGTCAACGGGAAGTGGATCGAAGTGACCAACCTGGGCGCAGCGATCAACACCGATTTCTACGACGCTCATCCGTCGATCACCGCTGATGGTCGCACGCTCTACTTTGTCTCCGACCGTCCGGGCGGCAACGGTGAAACAGATATTTACGTTGCCACATGGGGAGGTTCTTCGTGGGGTGCAGCAAAGCCCCTTGCCGGGATCAATACGGCAAAGAGTGAGATGTCTCCGGTGATCGCTGCCGACGGAAAGACGATCTATTTCTCCAGCGACCGTGCCGGTGGAGCAGGTGGCTTTGATATCTACGTTGCAAAGATCTCTGGGTCGGCTGTGACCGATATCCGCAGACTTTCCGATCCTGTGAACACCGCCGCTGACGAAATGTTCTACTCCGCACTTCCGAATTCTGATCAGGCGTTGCTGAGTCGCACAACCTCGAATGGTGATTACGACAACTACACCGTAACACCCAATCCATTCCCTTCTGAAGCGGTCACGCTTGTTGAGGGTGTTGTTGCCGATGCCACAACAAAGGTTCCACTCGGATCCACGATCACCGTAACAGATCTTGCTACGGGAAAGAAGGTAGCCGGACTTCGCAGTGATGATCAATCCGGACAATATTATGTGACGCTCACACCGGGTCGGATCTATTCCATCACAGCAAGTGCACCCGGCTACGTCTTCCATACAGAACGGTATGAAGTTCCGCCTGGTGCAAAGGGAACAACCGTGAAGAAGGATATCGATCTCTCGCCCCTTACTAAGGGCGGAGCCCGACTTTTGGTCTTCTTCGATTACGACAAGTCAGAACTAAAAAGCGAGTCAACCCCTGAACTCGAACGCATCATCGAACTCCTTCGCGAGAACCCGACCATCAAACTTCGCTTTGATGGTCATACCGATGATCAAGGTTCCGATGACTACAACGATGCCCTCTCCCTCCGTCGTGCACAGTCCGTTCTGAACTATGTTGTTGCAGGGGGCGTACCAGCCACCCGCCTCGAGGCAAAGGGATTTGGGAAACGTCAACCAGCAGTTCAAGGCGCAACCGATGAAGCCCGCGCCGCCAACCGCCGCGTCGAAATGAAAGTCGTTGAATAG
- a CDS encoding GatB/YqeY domain-containing protein, with protein MTLTENIVEQIKSAMKSGDKVRLETLRSLRAGILEFEKSGIGREMTSDDEFKILNSAAKKRKDSIEQFDAAGYTDRANTERTELAIIMEFLPAQMSEDDVRAAVKELAASIGATQQSDFGKLMGAATKALKGKADGSLIQSVAKQLLSGS; from the coding sequence ATGACTCTTACAGAAAACATCGTTGAGCAGATCAAGTCTGCCATGAAATCGGGTGACAAGGTTCGCCTGGAAACATTGCGCTCGTTGAGGGCGGGGATCCTTGAGTTTGAGAAGAGCGGCATTGGTCGCGAGATGACGTCGGACGATGAGTTCAAGATCTTGAATTCTGCCGCCAAGAAGCGGAAGGATTCAATTGAACAGTTCGACGCAGCCGGCTATACGGACCGTGCCAACACGGAGCGTACGGAACTGGCGATCATCATGGAGTTCCTGCCGGCGCAGATGTCGGAGGATGATGTGCGTGCCGCTGTGAAGGAGTTGGCAGCATCGATCGGTGCAACACAACAGAGCGACTTCGGTAAACTCATGGGTGCAGCAACAAAGGCACTGAAGGGGAAGGCCGATGGGTCATTGATCCAATCAGTGGCTAAACAGCTCTTGAGCGGCTCCTGA
- a CDS encoding PorT family protein — MFAQEDILRPAAKRQPKDKVPPDGDTVAARERRPVRRPFLRVGVEGGMNLNTASRDVTGILATSPYMVYEGGSGISPLAGLYVELDVARSVAVGVRVLYDVKSFTARKEDVIEDCPIYDPLSGYAIGYTFAALSSEYETTLTYFTISPLVRWSPVARLFIQCGPVVQFALGNTTTTLTEIMDDGEDCRFSNGTELSTTRIESSTGPADPDVRFGIDAGVGYMIPLAPWLDLVPRLGYQWMFTPFTEQTTGLDDTSQYSTGLTTYTATEGVLRSLQASLSLWFVL; from the coding sequence GTGTTTGCTCAAGAAGACATTCTTCGTCCGGCAGCAAAGAGGCAGCCGAAGGATAAGGTTCCGCCTGACGGTGATACGGTTGCTGCGCGAGAACGGAGACCTGTGAGGCGACCGTTCCTTCGTGTTGGAGTGGAAGGTGGCATGAACCTCAACACTGCTTCGAGGGATGTAACGGGTATACTCGCAACGTCGCCATACATGGTGTATGAGGGTGGCAGTGGTATATCGCCCCTTGCTGGACTCTACGTTGAACTGGATGTAGCACGTTCAGTTGCGGTTGGAGTTCGCGTGCTGTATGATGTGAAGAGCTTTACGGCACGAAAGGAAGATGTGATCGAGGATTGTCCGATCTATGACCCGCTATCGGGATATGCGATCGGCTATACGTTCGCTGCTCTTTCTTCGGAATATGAAACAACACTGACGTACTTCACCATCTCTCCCCTAGTGCGATGGAGCCCCGTTGCCCGACTCTTTATCCAGTGCGGACCGGTTGTTCAGTTTGCTCTAGGTAACACTACCACTACCCTCACGGAGATCATGGATGACGGTGAAGACTGTCGATTCTCCAACGGCACCGAACTAAGCACCACCAGAATAGAAAGCAGCACAGGTCCGGCCGATCCGGATGTTCGGTTCGGCATCGATGCCGGGGTCGGATACATGATCCCCCTCGCCCCTTGGCTCGATCTGGTACCGAGATTAGGCTATCAATGGATGTTCACCCCGTTTACCGAGCAGACTACCGGACTGGATGACACCAGCCAGTATAGCACTGGGCTGACCACCTACACTGCGACTGAGGGAGTTTTACGAAGCCTTCAAGCCTCGCTCTCGCTGTGGTTTGTGTTGTAG
- a CDS encoding outer membrane beta-barrel protein, with translation MRTWSCLIIAFIVGCVALPAQEDVLRPKGRPGAVESGKRKSSSRGLTWRLGLEAGINYSTTSRDVTGASSTSFFNTFASGSGISPLFGLYAEVAVSKSIAIGGRFLYDMKSVSGSKNDVVRDCSVLDGYGNVNVVQAEIAVDYTNTISYFTMNPLIRFSITDGFFAHLGPVIQVAVSDVESTVNQAIDPADACRFVDENGQFTLTSTSNTTTGTANPSTRFGLDIGLGYMIPLTSTIHLVPRVGYQYMFTEYDTSTSLLDNTQEITNPPSRVVEISTGSLNSLQASLSLWFTL, from the coding sequence GTGAGAACTTGGTCGTGTCTCATCATTGCATTCATCGTCGGCTGCGTGGCCCTGCCTGCACAAGAAGACGTTCTTCGCCCAAAGGGTCGTCCCGGTGCCGTGGAATCCGGCAAACGCAAGTCCAGCAGTAGGGGGCTTACCTGGCGCCTCGGTCTCGAGGCCGGGATCAACTATTCGACGACATCACGTGATGTAACAGGGGCATCCTCAACGTCCTTCTTCAATACCTTTGCGTCCGGAAGTGGTATCTCACCTCTGTTTGGACTCTATGCCGAGGTTGCCGTATCAAAATCGATCGCTATCGGTGGACGATTCTTGTACGACATGAAGTCCGTGAGCGGTAGCAAGAATGATGTTGTACGAGATTGCTCGGTCCTCGATGGCTACGGTAATGTAAACGTAGTGCAAGCTGAGATCGCAGTGGATTATACCAATACGATCAGCTACTTCACGATGAATCCATTGATCCGTTTCTCCATCACCGATGGATTTTTTGCCCATCTGGGCCCTGTGATCCAGGTTGCTGTCTCCGATGTTGAATCAACCGTCAATCAAGCGATCGACCCAGCTGATGCATGTAGGTTCGTTGATGAAAATGGTCAGTTCACATTGACCTCTACTTCGAACACAACAACGGGCACGGCAAATCCTTCAACACGTTTCGGACTCGATATTGGACTTGGCTACATGATCCCTCTCACGTCTACGATCCACCTCGTACCCCGCGTTGGGTACCAATACATGTTCACGGAGTACGACACATCTACATCACTCCTCGATAACACGCAGGAGATCACCAATCCCCCTTCTCGAGTAGTAGAGATCTCGACTGGAAGTCTGAACAGCCTTCAGGCATCTCTCTCACTTTGGTTCACGCTGTAA
- a CDS encoding DUF2442 domain-containing protein, with the protein MYIVEPWIVTVVRPLMGRTLEVEFRDGTTGSIDLHELIYSSDAGVFEALRDDDEFARVYIEHGAVTWPCGVDLAPDGMWAEITGKDPFEV; encoded by the coding sequence ATGTATATCGTAGAACCATGGATCGTAACTGTTGTCAGACCGCTCATGGGCAGAACATTGGAAGTAGAGTTCCGGGACGGCACAACGGGATCTATCGATCTGCATGAGCTGATCTACAGCAGCGATGCCGGAGTCTTTGAAGCGTTGCGTGATGATGACGAGTTCGCTCGGGTCTATATCGAGCACGGGGCCGTTACCTGGCCATGTGGAGTTGATCTAGCGCCGGACGGGATGTGGGCGGAGATCACGGGGAAAGACCCGTTTGAAGTATGA
- a CDS encoding aldehyde dehydrogenase family protein: protein MKNYIAGQWLPSSTGRTFNNLNPADATDVIGAFPLSSADDVAAAVDAASAAYKQWRLLPAPKRGDILRVAGDIFTRRKDELAAIMTREMGKTLAETKGDIQEAIDTCYYSATETRRLFGYNAPSEMNNKMNMSFRMPIGVCGIITAWNFPIAVPSWKIIPALACGNTVVFKPSDDSPHSANIFAEILEEAGLPAGVFNVIHGNGEAGSAIVEHPDVRVVGFTGSTTTGNAIAARCGALNKKVSLEMGGKNAQIVMPDADMDLALHGVLWGAFGTTGQRCTATSRLILHEAIHDTFIAELVKQASALILGNGLTNADAQVGPVINQRQLDKILSYIEIGKGEATCVLGGERDVDGTKANGFFVKPTIFTDVERTDRIFQEEIFGPVLSVAKATSFEHALELANDSAYGLSSSIYTRDVNAAFTAIRDIEAGITYINAPTIGAEAHMPFGGIKGTGNGHREGGWTVFDIFTEWKTVYVDFSGKLQRAQIDNY from the coding sequence ATGAAGAACTACATCGCTGGCCAATGGCTTCCATCCTCAACCGGACGCACGTTCAACAACCTCAATCCGGCCGACGCCACGGATGTGATCGGTGCGTTTCCGCTTTCATCAGCTGATGATGTTGCAGCTGCCGTTGATGCTGCTTCTGCTGCCTATAAGCAGTGGAGATTGTTGCCGGCGCCGAAGCGTGGAGATATCCTGCGCGTTGCGGGCGACATCTTCACGCGCCGTAAGGATGAGCTTGCGGCGATCATGACGCGGGAGATGGGTAAGACGCTCGCTGAAACGAAGGGCGACATCCAGGAAGCGATCGACACGTGTTACTACTCTGCAACGGAAACGCGGAGGTTGTTTGGCTATAACGCCCCCTCCGAAATGAATAACAAGATGAACATGTCCTTCCGGATGCCGATCGGTGTGTGTGGGATCATCACGGCATGGAACTTCCCTATCGCTGTTCCATCGTGGAAGATCATACCTGCTCTTGCATGCGGAAATACTGTTGTCTTCAAACCGAGCGATGATTCTCCGCATAGTGCGAACATCTTTGCAGAGATCTTGGAAGAAGCCGGACTCCCCGCCGGTGTGTTTAATGTGATCCACGGGAATGGTGAAGCAGGCTCTGCTATCGTTGAACATCCGGATGTCCGCGTAGTTGGCTTTACGGGCTCTACCACTACTGGCAATGCTATCGCTGCTCGTTGCGGTGCTCTCAATAAGAAGGTCTCGCTCGAAATGGGCGGCAAGAATGCACAGATCGTGATGCCGGATGCCGATATGGATCTGGCTCTGCATGGTGTGCTGTGGGGCGCGTTTGGTACCACCGGACAACGCTGCACAGCCACATCGCGATTGATCCTGCACGAGGCCATCCACGACACGTTCATCGCAGAGTTAGTGAAACAAGCGTCAGCCCTGATCCTCGGTAATGGACTCACGAATGCCGATGCACAGGTAGGACCGGTGATCAACCAACGTCAGCTCGACAAGATCCTCTCCTACATCGAGATCGGTAAGGGCGAAGCCACATGTGTGCTTGGCGGCGAACGTGATGTTGACGGAACAAAGGCAAACGGCTTCTTTGTGAAACCAACGATCTTCACCGATGTTGAACGCACAGATCGCATCTTCCAAGAAGAGATCTTTGGCCCGGTCCTCAGCGTCGCGAAAGCCACGTCGTTCGAGCACGCCCTCGAACTCGCCAACGATTCTGCGTATGGTCTCTCTTCCAGCATCTACACCCGTGACGTAAATGCTGCATTCACCGCCATCCGCGATATCGAAGCCGGTATCACCTACATCAATGCCCCAACCATCGGCGCAGAAGCCCATATGCCATTCGGTGGTATCAAGGGTACAGGCAATGGACATCGCGAAGGGGGCTGGACAGTGTTCGACATCTTCACGGAATGGAAGACGGTCTACGTTGATTTCAGCGGAAAGCTGCAACGTGCGCAGATCGATAATTACTGA
- a CDS encoding tryptophanase, producing the protein MTIIEPFKIKSVEPIRFTTREQREQLLKDAAYNPFLLHADDVLIDLLTDSGTTAMSALQWSGIMNGDEAYAGSRSYYRFENVLRALTGFTHIIPTHQGRAAEKILFSLVGGVGKAIPNNTHFDTTRANIEYSGAIAIDLLNAVGKQPSVRADFKGNMDVDALVQLIEREGVENIPLVMVTVTNNSGGGQPVSMANIKAVRAVCDTYKIPLFLDACRFAENAMFIKMREPGYENVSVRDIAHEMFSLADGATMSAKKDGMVNTGGFLAMHDGVLAERARTVLIVTEGFPTYGGLARRDLEAMAQGLEEVLEEDYLRYRLRSVEYFGDKLRAAGVPILEPTGGHAVYLDAKRFAPHIPPSQFPGQAISCAIYLEGGIRGVEIGSLMFGTTDEQGQHVGPDMELVRLAIPRRVYTQSHIDYCSEVIINVYNQRESLRGMKLTYEAEYLRHFTAQLEYVE; encoded by the coding sequence ATGACCATCATCGAACCCTTCAAGATCAAGAGTGTGGAGCCCATTCGCTTCACAACACGCGAACAACGCGAACAACTGCTCAAGGATGCGGCCTACAATCCGTTCTTGCTGCATGCCGATGATGTGCTCATCGATCTCTTAACGGATTCCGGTACAACGGCAATGAGTGCGCTTCAATGGTCGGGCATCATGAACGGCGACGAAGCCTATGCCGGATCGCGGTCATATTACCGTTTTGAGAATGTGTTGCGTGCTCTTACCGGCTTCACCCACATCATCCCCACGCACCAAGGTCGGGCAGCTGAGAAGATCCTCTTCTCTCTCGTAGGGGGCGTTGGCAAGGCGATCCCCAACAACACCCACTTCGATACCACTCGAGCCAACATCGAATACTCCGGAGCCATTGCGATAGATCTGCTCAATGCTGTTGGAAAGCAGCCATCCGTGCGTGCCGATTTCAAGGGCAACATGGACGTGGATGCTCTTGTTCAGCTCATCGAGCGCGAGGGAGTAGAGAACATTCCGCTTGTGATGGTCACCGTCACGAATAATTCAGGGGGCGGACAACCCGTCTCCATGGCCAACATCAAGGCCGTGCGCGCTGTGTGTGATACCTACAAGATCCCGCTCTTCCTCGATGCATGCCGATTCGCAGAGAATGCCATGTTCATCAAGATGCGCGAGCCGGGATATGAGAATGTGTCCGTGCGCGATATCGCCCACGAGATGTTCTCTTTGGCCGACGGTGCAACGATGAGTGCAAAGAAGGACGGCATGGTCAACACCGGCGGTTTCCTTGCAATGCATGACGGTGTGCTGGCAGAACGTGCACGCACCGTGCTGATCGTGACGGAAGGGTTCCCAACCTATGGCGGACTTGCACGAAGAGACCTCGAGGCAATGGCGCAGGGGTTAGAAGAGGTACTTGAAGAGGACTACCTGCGGTACCGACTGCGGAGCGTGGAATACTTCGGCGACAAGCTCCGTGCGGCTGGCGTCCCGATCCTAGAGCCGACAGGAGGTCATGCCGTCTACCTCGACGCAAAACGGTTCGCTCCGCACATCCCTCCATCACAGTTCCCGGGTCAAGCCATCAGTTGCGCTATCTATCTCGAAGGGGGCATCCGTGGCGTAGAGATCGGTTCGCTGATGTTCGGAACAACAGACGAGCAAGGTCAACACGTTGGACCGGACATGGAGCTCGTTCGACTCGCCATTCCGCGCAGAGTCTACACTCAAAGCCACATCGACTATTGCTCAGAAGTGATCATCAACGTCTACAACCAACGCGAATCACTCCGCGGCATGAAGCTAACGTATGAGGCAGAATATCTGCGTCACTTTACTGCACAGCTGGAGTATGTTGAGTAG
- the def gene encoding peptide deformylase — protein MILPVYTYNHPVLKQRTIEIPDLSDELNSLIDDMFATMYNANGIGLAANQVGKGLSLTVIDISDAEEEDETDGPLVLINPVVEAFSDNEEEFEEGCLSLPDLRDVVIRPSEIQVRFLDRHMKEQRLEVGGLLARVMQHEIDHLNGIYFYERLSPIRRTLAQGKLKRIARGDIEPEYEIFRL, from the coding sequence ATGATCCTTCCCGTCTACACATATAACCATCCCGTCCTGAAGCAACGAACCATCGAGATCCCCGATCTCTCCGATGAACTCAATTCGCTGATCGACGATATGTTCGCCACGATGTACAATGCCAACGGCATCGGTCTGGCAGCAAATCAAGTTGGTAAGGGGCTCTCCCTTACCGTGATCGATATCTCCGATGCGGAAGAGGAAGATGAAACAGACGGTCCACTCGTTCTGATCAACCCCGTTGTTGAAGCCTTTTCCGACAACGAAGAAGAGTTCGAAGAAGGGTGCCTCAGTCTCCCCGACCTACGCGATGTTGTGATCCGTCCAAGCGAGATTCAGGTCCGCTTTCTCGACCGGCACATGAAGGAACAACGTTTGGAGGTTGGTGGACTCCTCGCACGTGTGATGCAACACGAGATCGATCACCTCAACGGCATCTACTTCTACGAACGCCTCTCCCCCATCAGACGTACCCTTGCCCAAGGCAAACTCAAACGTATTGCAAGGGGCGATATAGAGCCGGAGTATGAGATCTTTCGGTTATGA